In Vibrio alginolyticus NBRC 15630 = ATCC 17749, one genomic interval encodes:
- a CDS encoding SDR family oxidoreductase translates to MDLANKVIAITGAGQGLGKQMALSLAEHGVHLALIDLNSEQLAETKAECESLGVTARFYVTNVTDEQQVCTAFEQIEADFKQLNGVINNAGIMRDGMFIKVKDGQVNTMSLEQFQSVLDVNVTGTFLCGREASKVMLNTDSKGVLINISSVARAGNIGQTNYSASKAAVATMATVWAKELGRFGIRSVAIAPGVIKTAMTDQIKPEAMERLIGMIPVGRLGLADEISSTIKYVLTNEFVTGRVFEVDGGMRM, encoded by the coding sequence ATGGATCTAGCAAATAAGGTTATTGCGATCACGGGGGCTGGTCAGGGGCTGGGTAAACAAATGGCACTGTCACTGGCGGAACATGGCGTTCATCTTGCGCTTATCGACCTCAATTCAGAGCAACTGGCTGAAACGAAAGCGGAATGTGAATCTCTCGGCGTTACCGCTCGTTTTTATGTGACGAACGTGACTGACGAACAGCAGGTATGCACTGCTTTTGAGCAAATTGAGGCAGATTTCAAGCAGCTCAATGGCGTTATCAATAACGCAGGTATTATGCGTGATGGTATGTTCATTAAAGTCAAAGATGGTCAGGTTAACACGATGTCGCTGGAACAATTTCAGTCTGTTCTAGATGTGAATGTAACAGGCACTTTCCTGTGTGGCCGTGAAGCGAGCAAGGTAATGCTGAACACCGATAGCAAAGGGGTTCTGATCAACATATCCAGCGTTGCGCGTGCCGGGAATATTGGTCAAACCAACTATTCAGCATCTAAAGCGGCGGTAGCCACCATGGCAACGGTGTGGGCGAAAGAGTTAGGGCGTTTCGGAATTCGCTCAGTGGCGATTGCTCCGGGTGTCATCAAAACTGCCATGACAGACCAAATAAAACCTGAAGCGATGGAACGTTTAATCGGAATGATTCCGGTTGGACGTTTAGGTTTGGCGGATGAAATTTCATCGACCATAAAATACGTGTTAACCAACGAATTCGTGACCGGACGAGTGTTCGAAGTCGATGGCGGAATGCGAATGTAA
- a CDS encoding tetratricopeptide repeat-containing diguanylate cyclase, translating into MPLLLGCLCFSVQASTEKVEQEGKFLQSLEGIENQIYALPQSSLALIEALEEESLLQNQPTALLVRYWLAKATVLELLGRLEESQSVVRKGLELVRPQSHEYLLFKLIQMRTMVGKSDIDTALSALDSLLETSRENGDKQLESEILLLKGRYYDEQGEFKKSYAALMSSMDAAESSGVHGLVERAALELGDVLVKIQGYDRSEALLEQAYRYFRDRRMSFNELLSVLTIAKLHKAQFQYEEAIASYQRALKLAQIIGDGRFRFRVNLELAALYRETNQEKKMVNHLKLAENLQYRETSSAYLATFKLLQAEYMLEQQQFEILLAMIAPMLPEIIDSRYVKQQQMELLKVAAMAYAGSNDFKLAFETYGNYHDKFIQFSNQREVENLERQQTLFELERLEYENEDLNWNNVLQRMELENNRRTFYLLGEALLALIGVLFLMAVVFLVVNRSRLRMRRLAKTDTLTGLFNRRFLEDWFTMPVEVRRERKEKPVPQSKQEKIQHFVFEQVEQVKYGYLALNKWVDSKLDKQKMVPNKPQSGPVTLALIDVDYFKQVNDTYGHVFGDTVLTGVAKVLEETVRENDIVARFGGEEFVVVMPNTDHENALITAERLRSALSLHGFVTEQKEEVRVTCSFGVVTTEDNEMSFKSLCDQADKLLYQAKANGRNCVKGRSLA; encoded by the coding sequence ATGCCGCTATTATTGGGGTGTCTGTGTTTTTCTGTTCAGGCATCCACAGAAAAGGTGGAACAGGAAGGTAAGTTTTTACAGTCGTTAGAAGGCATCGAAAATCAAATTTACGCATTACCTCAGAGTTCTTTAGCTTTGATTGAAGCGTTAGAAGAAGAGTCTTTACTACAAAACCAACCAACAGCGCTGTTGGTGCGTTACTGGCTTGCCAAGGCCACGGTTTTAGAGCTGCTAGGGCGCTTAGAAGAGAGTCAGAGTGTCGTTCGAAAAGGATTGGAGCTTGTGCGTCCACAGAGCCATGAGTATCTCCTGTTTAAGCTGATTCAGATGCGAACTATGGTTGGAAAGAGCGATATCGATACCGCGCTTTCTGCGTTGGATAGCTTGTTGGAAACATCGCGTGAGAATGGTGATAAGCAACTTGAATCAGAAATCCTGTTGCTAAAAGGACGCTATTACGATGAGCAAGGTGAGTTTAAAAAATCCTATGCTGCACTTATGTCGTCCATGGATGCGGCTGAATCTTCAGGTGTTCACGGGCTGGTCGAACGTGCAGCACTAGAGCTAGGTGACGTACTTGTCAAAATTCAGGGTTACGACCGATCTGAGGCGCTTTTGGAACAAGCATATCGCTATTTTAGGGATAGGCGTATGTCGTTCAATGAGTTGTTGAGCGTTTTGACGATAGCGAAACTTCATAAAGCACAGTTCCAATACGAAGAGGCGATAGCGTCATATCAGCGAGCGTTAAAGCTGGCTCAAATTATCGGTGATGGACGCTTTAGATTTCGAGTTAACCTTGAACTTGCAGCTTTATATCGCGAGACGAATCAAGAAAAGAAGATGGTTAACCACTTGAAGCTGGCGGAGAATTTACAGTACAGAGAAACGTCTAGCGCGTATTTGGCAACATTTAAGTTGTTACAAGCCGAATATATGTTAGAGCAGCAGCAATTTGAAATACTTTTAGCGATGATCGCACCAATGCTGCCGGAGATTATAGATAGTCGATACGTCAAGCAACAGCAAATGGAGCTACTAAAAGTCGCCGCTATGGCCTATGCGGGAAGCAATGACTTTAAACTAGCATTCGAAACTTACGGTAACTATCACGATAAATTTATCCAATTTAGCAATCAAAGAGAAGTTGAAAATCTTGAGCGCCAGCAGACGTTATTTGAGTTGGAACGACTTGAATATGAAAACGAAGATCTCAATTGGAACAATGTGTTGCAGCGTATGGAGCTAGAAAATAACCGTCGTACTTTTTACTTATTGGGTGAAGCGCTACTTGCGCTCATCGGTGTTCTATTTTTGATGGCGGTAGTATTTCTCGTCGTCAATCGCTCGCGTTTGAGAATGCGTCGCCTCGCAAAGACAGACACATTGACAGGGTTGTTCAATCGCCGTTTTTTAGAGGACTGGTTCACTATGCCAGTAGAAGTGAGGCGTGAGCGAAAAGAGAAACCGGTACCTCAATCTAAGCAAGAAAAAATACAACACTTTGTTTTTGAGCAAGTCGAGCAAGTTAAGTACGGTTATCTAGCTTTAAATAAATGGGTAGATAGCAAACTCGATAAACAGAAAATGGTGCCAAATAAACCACAATCGGGGCCAGTAACTTTAGCGTTAATCGATGTGGATTATTTCAAGCAGGTAAATGATACCTATGGGCATGTGTTTGGAGATACCGTACTAACGGGCGTTGCCAAAGTGTTGGAGGAAACTGTACGTGAAAACGACATTGTTGCTCGCTTTGGTGGTGAAGAGTTTGTTGTTGTTATGCCCAATACAGACCATGAAAACGCCCTTATTACTGCCGAACGTTTACGTAGCGCTTTATCCCTACATGGCTTTGTTACGGAACAGAAAGAAGAAGTGAGAGTGACCTGTAGTTTTGGAGTCGTTACCACTGAAGATAATGAGATGAGCTTTAAATCACTTTGCGATCAGGCCGATAAATTGCTTTATCAAGCGAAAGCGAACGGACGCAACTGCGTGAAAGGTCGCTCGCTAGCGTAA
- the betI gene encoding transcriptional regulator BetI, with translation MPKVGMPEIRKPQLVKATMSVIDRVGLHAASISLISKEAGVSTGIINHYFGGKHGLLEETMREILRQLSSTITQKLRELPSDAHHQRINAIIDGNFVGYQAENQVAKTWLAFWSYSMHDEQLKRLQRVNERRLLSHLRKELKALLNAEQAELVAHGIASLIDGIWLRGTLNPQGIDAERARIIINDYLEKQLTFYSEKI, from the coding sequence ATGCCAAAGGTGGGGATGCCTGAAATCAGAAAACCGCAGCTTGTGAAAGCGACAATGTCAGTGATTGATAGAGTCGGTTTACACGCGGCGAGTATTTCGTTAATCAGCAAAGAAGCCGGTGTATCAACGGGGATTATCAACCACTATTTCGGTGGTAAGCACGGATTGCTGGAGGAAACGATGCGAGAAATCTTGCGTCAGCTTTCGTCCACTATCACACAGAAGTTACGTGAGCTGCCAAGTGATGCTCATCACCAAAGAATTAATGCAATCATTGACGGTAACTTTGTCGGCTATCAGGCAGAAAACCAAGTTGCTAAGACTTGGCTGGCGTTTTGGTCGTACTCAATGCATGACGAGCAGCTCAAGCGTTTACAGCGTGTCAACGAACGACGTCTATTGTCCCACCTAAGAAAAGAACTCAAAGCATTATTAAATGCAGAGCAGGCTGAATTGGTTGCTCATGGTATTGCATCACTTATTGATGGAATTTGGCTGCGCGGAACGCTCAACCCGCAAGGCATTGATGCAGAAAGAGCGAGAATCATCATCAACGATTATCTCGAAAAACAACTTACGTTTTATTCTGAAAAAATATAA
- the betB gene encoding betaine-aldehyde dehydrogenase has protein sequence MEMKAHYINGAMYDGCSDEHFTTYNPANGEPLANIKQANQDDLQAAIESAKKGFAAWSAMTAIERSRILHKAVAILRERNDELAALEVADTGKPIQEAIAVDVTTGADVLEYYAGLAPSLQGEQQPLSDDQFFYTRREPLGICAGIGAWNYPIQIAMWKSAPALAAGNAMIFKPSEETPLTALKLAEIYSEAGMPDGVFNVVQGDYRVGQMLTAHPDIAKVSFTGESGTGKVVMSDSAKTLKQVTMELGGKSPLIIFDDAKLNDAVSAAMVANFYTQGEVCTHGTRVFVHEGIYDDFIAQLKARTDLLVVGDPLDENTQIGALISKDHESKVLGAIEAAKASGATLLTGGYKVTDNGLANGNFVAPTVFVDCDDDMSHVQQEIFGPVMSVLKFRDESEVIARANGTDYGLAAGVFTQNLSRAHRVIHQIQAGICWVNTWGDSPAEMPVGGYKQSGVGRENGVETLKHYTQTKSVLVQLSDFESPYK, from the coding sequence ATGGAAATGAAAGCACACTATATCAATGGTGCGATGTACGACGGGTGTTCAGATGAACACTTCACCACTTACAATCCGGCGAATGGTGAGCCATTGGCCAACATTAAACAAGCGAACCAAGACGATCTTCAAGCAGCGATTGAATCGGCAAAAAAAGGTTTTGCTGCATGGTCGGCGATGACTGCGATTGAGCGCAGCCGTATTTTACACAAAGCCGTTGCCATTTTACGTGAGCGTAATGACGAGTTGGCTGCATTGGAAGTGGCAGATACTGGTAAGCCCATTCAAGAAGCTATCGCGGTTGATGTCACAACAGGTGCCGATGTTCTTGAGTACTACGCTGGCCTTGCTCCAAGTCTACAAGGTGAACAGCAGCCGCTCAGCGACGATCAGTTTTTCTATACACGTCGTGAGCCATTGGGCATTTGCGCGGGTATTGGCGCTTGGAATTATCCAATTCAAATTGCGATGTGGAAATCGGCGCCAGCACTGGCTGCGGGCAACGCAATGATCTTCAAGCCATCAGAAGAAACACCATTAACGGCGCTTAAGCTCGCCGAAATTTATTCAGAAGCGGGCATGCCAGATGGCGTATTTAATGTCGTGCAAGGGGATTACCGAGTAGGACAGATGCTAACGGCGCATCCTGATATCGCAAAAGTTTCATTCACGGGTGAGTCAGGCACCGGTAAAGTCGTCATGAGTGACAGCGCTAAGACACTAAAACAAGTAACGATGGAGCTTGGTGGTAAGTCTCCACTGATTATTTTTGATGATGCGAAGTTAAACGATGCCGTTTCTGCGGCCATGGTGGCGAACTTCTACACCCAAGGTGAGGTTTGTACGCACGGTACACGTGTATTTGTCCATGAAGGTATTTATGACGACTTTATCGCACAGCTTAAAGCCCGAACCGACCTGTTAGTCGTCGGCGATCCGCTTGATGAGAACACGCAAATTGGCGCGCTAATCTCTAAAGATCATGAATCGAAAGTTCTAGGAGCGATTGAAGCCGCGAAAGCGAGTGGCGCGACGTTACTCACTGGCGGCTACAAAGTAACAGACAATGGCCTAGCTAATGGTAACTTTGTTGCTCCAACCGTATTTGTCGATTGCGATGATGACATGAGCCACGTTCAACAAGAAATCTTTGGCCCGGTAATGTCAGTCCTAAAATTCCGCGATGAGTCGGAAGTGATTGCGCGTGCAAATGGCACAGATTATGGCTTAGCGGCAGGTGTATTTACTCAAAACCTATCTCGTGCGCACCGTGTGATCCATCAAATTCAAGCGGGTATTTGTTGGGTGAACACATGGGGTGACTCACCTGCAGAAATGCCAGTTGGCGGCTACAAGCAATCAGGTGTTGGCCGTGAAAACGGAGTTGAGACCCTTAAGCATTACACACAAACGAAGAGTGTTCTGGTTCAGCTAAGCGACTTCGAAAGCCCTTACAAATGA
- the betA gene encoding choline dehydrogenase — protein sequence MQQHYDYIIVGAGSAGCVLADRLSESGQNSVLLLEAGGSDKSIFIQMPTALSYPMNTEKYAWQFETVEEQGLDGRQLHCPRGKVLGGSSSINGMVYVRGHACDFDQWEEEGAKGWNYQSCLPYFRKAESWIGGADEYRGDHGPVGTCNGNDMKLNPLYQAFIDAGKEAGYPETKDYNGYQQEGFGPMHMTVDKGVRASTSNAYLSRAKKRKNFTLMKRVTVHRVLLEETGSEGKKAVGVEFEKSGSIQQCFANNEVISSAGSVGSVQLLQLSGIGPKAVLEKAGIEVKHSLEGVGKNLQDHLEVYFQYHCKQPITLNSKLGLVSKGLIGTEWILTRKGLGATNHFESCAFIRSREGLKWPNIQYHFLPAAMRYDGQAAFDGHGFQVHVGPNKPESRGSVEVVSANPNDKPKIEFNYISTEQDKQDWRDCIRLTREILNQPAMDEFRGDEIQPGLNITTDEQIDEWVKQNVESAYHPSCTCKMGADNDPLAVLNERCQVRGIQGLRVVDSSIFPTIPNGNLNAPTIMVAERAADMILDNALETSNNVPVWIAPDWQEMQRMHPPKRDLDSIS from the coding sequence ATGCAACAACACTACGATTACATCATCGTCGGTGCGGGTTCGGCCGGCTGTGTGTTAGCGGATCGCTTAAGTGAAAGTGGTCAAAATTCGGTCCTATTACTCGAAGCGGGTGGGTCGGATAAAAGTATTTTTATCCAAATGCCAACAGCGCTTTCTTACCCGATGAACACTGAAAAATACGCGTGGCAGTTTGAGACGGTTGAAGAGCAAGGGTTGGATGGTCGCCAACTTCATTGTCCTCGCGGAAAAGTTCTGGGCGGTAGCTCATCTATCAACGGCATGGTTTACGTTCGCGGACACGCTTGTGACTTTGACCAGTGGGAAGAGGAAGGCGCGAAAGGCTGGAATTATCAGTCGTGTTTGCCTTATTTCCGTAAAGCAGAGTCTTGGATTGGTGGTGCTGATGAATATCGGGGCGATCACGGTCCAGTCGGCACATGTAACGGCAACGATATGAAGCTCAATCCACTGTACCAAGCTTTTATTGATGCAGGCAAAGAAGCGGGCTACCCAGAAACAAAAGATTACAACGGTTATCAGCAAGAGGGCTTTGGCCCAATGCATATGACCGTCGACAAAGGCGTACGCGCTTCGACCTCTAATGCATACTTAAGCCGCGCTAAAAAACGCAAAAACTTCACCCTAATGAAGAGGGTGACGGTTCATCGAGTTTTATTAGAAGAAACTGGTTCAGAAGGAAAGAAAGCGGTAGGCGTTGAATTTGAAAAGTCAGGTTCAATTCAGCAATGTTTTGCGAATAATGAAGTGATTTCGAGTGCGGGTTCGGTTGGCTCCGTTCAGCTGTTGCAGCTTTCAGGCATTGGCCCTAAGGCAGTATTAGAAAAAGCGGGCATTGAGGTGAAACACTCGTTGGAGGGGGTAGGTAAAAACCTGCAAGATCACTTAGAAGTGTACTTCCAATATCACTGTAAGCAACCTATCACGCTCAACAGCAAATTAGGTTTGGTGAGCAAGGGCTTGATTGGTACTGAGTGGATATTAACTCGCAAAGGCCTTGGTGCTACTAACCACTTTGAATCGTGTGCGTTTATCCGCTCTCGAGAAGGGCTAAAGTGGCCAAATATTCAATATCACTTCTTGCCAGCGGCAATGCGTTATGACGGGCAAGCTGCTTTTGATGGTCATGGTTTCCAAGTGCACGTTGGACCTAACAAGCCAGAAAGTCGCGGGTCGGTCGAAGTTGTCTCTGCGAATCCGAATGATAAGCCGAAGATTGAGTTTAACTACATTTCCACTGAACAAGATAAGCAGGATTGGCGTGATTGTATTCGCCTTACTCGCGAGATCCTCAATCAGCCAGCCATGGATGAGTTTCGTGGGGATGAGATCCAACCCGGTCTGAACATCACAACGGATGAACAGATTGATGAATGGGTGAAGCAAAACGTCGAGAGTGCTTACCATCCATCTTGTACCTGCAAAATGGGCGCAGATAATGACCCATTAGCCGTCTTAAATGAGCGATGCCAAGTACGCGGTATTCAAGGCTTGCGTGTGGTGGACTCTTCTATTTTCCCAACCATTCCGAACGGTAATTTAAATGCGCCAACGATTATGGTGGCAGAACGCGCCGCGGATATGA